The Methylobacterium durans nucleotide sequence CGCGCCTATCTCGACGTGAACCGCGAGCCCTACGAACTCGACCCCCGCATGTTCGAGGGGCGCCTGCCGCCGTTTGCCAACACCCGCTCGATGCGGGTGGCGGGCGGGCTCGGCACGGTGCCGCGCGTCGTCGCCGACGGGCAGGAGATCTATGCCGGGCGCCTGCCGGTCGAGGAGGCGGTGGCCCGGATCGAGGGGCTCTACAAGCCCTATCACCGGGTGCTGCGCGGCCTGATCCAGCGCACGGCCCGCCAGTTCGGCTGCGCGATCCTGATCGATTGCCACTCGATGCCCTCGTCGAGCCTCGGGCGCGAACCCGAGGCCAAAGCCGACATCGTGCTGGGCGACCGCTTCGGCACCGCCTGCGCCCCGTTCCTCGTCGAGGCGTTCGAGACGGAGCTGCGCGGCCGCGGCTTGCGGGTGGTCCGCAACAAGCCCTACGCAGGCGGCTTCATCACCGAGCATTACGGGGAACCGAATGTCGGCCGCCACGCGCTCCAGATCGAGATCAACCGCGCGCTCTACATGAACGAGGCGACGCTCGCCGTGACGTCGGGCTTCGACAGCCTGCTCGCGGCCCTGCGGGACGTCGTCGTCGCGGTGGCGGGGCAGACCGCCGACCTGGAGCCCCGGCGCATCGCGGCGGAATAGGCGCCCCGTCGATCGGCCCCGGCATCCCGCGACCTCCGCCCGTCAAGCGCAGGTCCTCTCTCCCGTCCGGGAGCGGGACAGGGTGAGGGGTGCGACAGATCCGAATGACGTGCATCCCTCACCCGGTCGGCTGACGCCGACTCGACCTCTCCCGAACGGGAGAGGTGGGGGCGCCGGACCCCATCAGCCCCGACGCCGACGACGAGGCGCGGGTCCCCTCGCGTTTCGAGAAGGACAGGGTGAGGCGTGCAGGTCTGTCCGCGGAGGTCTCCGGCGCCTGCGAGACAGGCCCTTCTCTCGGGGCTACCGTCCACCTGCGCGCAAGAAAAAAGGCCACTCCCGAAGGAGCGGCCCGAAGTCTAGGGAGGAAACGCCCAAGAAGGGCTGCGGGACCGCGACGCCATCGCGATCTCGCAATGCACAATGTAAAGTGCGCCGCACAAAACGCAAGCGCCGAAATGGCTAAGTCGCGTGCTCCCTGCGCATGGCACAACCGCGTCGGGCGCAATCGAGTTGGGGGCGTCGCGATCAGCCTTCCAGGAGCCGCGCGATCTCAGCCTTGAGCGGACCGGCGAGATCCTCCCGTTCCAGTGCGTAGGCGAGGTTGGCGGTGAGGAAGCCGAGCTTCGAGCCCGTATCGTAGGTGCGGCCCTCGTAGCGCAGCCCGAAGAACTTCTGCGTCTCGGCGAGGCGGATCATCGCGTCGGTGAGCTGAATCTCGCCGCCCGCCCCCGTCTCGCCCTTCTCCAGGATCGCGAAGACCTCCGGCTGCAGAATGTAGCGGCCCGAGATGATGTAGTTCGAGGGCGCGGTGCCCTGCTTCGGCTTCTCGACCATGCCGGTGATCTCGAAGGTCTGCCCGAAGGTCTCGCCGACGCTGACGATGCCGTACTGGTGAGTCTCCTCGGGCTTCACCTCCTCCACCGCGATGATGTTGCCGCCGTGCTGCTCGTAGGCCCGGAGCATCTGGCCCATGCAGCCGCGGCTCAGCATATCGGGCAGGAGCACGGCGAAGGGCTCGTCGCCGACGATCTCGCGGGCGCACCAGACCGCGTGGCCGAGGCCGAGCGGCGCCTGCTGGCGCGTGAAGCTCGTCTGGCCTGCCATCGGCAAATCCTGCTTCAGCGCCTCGTAGGCCGCCTGCTTGCCGCGCTCCTGCAGGGTCCGGTCGAGCTCGTAGGCGATATCGAAATGGTCCTCGATGACCGCCTTGCCGCGGCCCGTGACGAAGATGAAGTGCTCGATGCCGGCCTCCCGCGCCTCGTCGACCACGTGCTGCACGACCGGTCGGTCCACGACCGTGAGCATCTCCTTCGGGACCGCCTTGGTGGCGGGCAGGAAGCGGGTGCCGAGACCGGCGACGGGGAGGACGGCCTTGCGGATCGGTTTCATCGGAGCGGGACCTGGAGAGATGGGGCGAATGCGGGTGGCGCGGTGGAATGTCGTATCGGAGAGATAGTTCGCACGGCGAAGCTGCAAACCCGCTGAACGGCGAACAACCCCTTTGCTCCGTCAACAGGGCGCGAGCTTTGCGTTAGGATGCGGCGAAGGTCACGTCAGCGAGAGGATTCAGATGGCGGTTCTGGTGACGGGCGGTGCCGGCTATATCGGCAGCCACATGGTTCTGGCGCTCCTCGACGCGGGGCACGAGGAGATCGTCGTCCTCGACGACCTCTCCACCGGCTTCGACTGGGCGCTGCCGCCCGAGGTGAAGCTCGTCGTCGGCGACATCGCCGACCAAGCCCTCGTCACCGAGACGATCCTGCAGCACCGCATCGACGCGCTCGCGCATTTCGCGGCCAAGATCGTGGTGCCGGACTCGGTCGCGGACCCGCTCGGATACTACCTCGCGAACACCGCCAAGACGCGCTCGCTGATCGAGACGGCCGTGCGCACGGGCGTCAAGCACGTGATCTTCTCCTCCACCGCCGCCGTCTACGGCGAGCCCGAGACCGTGCCGGTGCCGGAGGACCTGACCACCAGCCCGATCAACCCCTACGGCCGCTCAAAGCTGATGAGCGAGTGGATGATCCAGGATGCAGCCAAGGCCCACGGCTTCAGCTACGTCATCCTGCGCTACTTCAACGTGGCGGGCGCCGACCCGCGCGGGCGCACCGGCCAATCGACCCCGAACGCCACCCACCTGATCAAGGTGGCGACCCAGACCGCGCTGGGCCAGCGCAGCCACATCGACGTGTTCGGCACCGACTACCCGACCCCGGACGGGTCGTGCCTGCGCGACTACATCCAGGTCTCCGACCTCGCCGAGGCCCACCGCGTGGCGCTGACGCACCTGCGTTCGGGCGGCGAGAGCCTGACGCTGAATTGCGGCTACGGGCGGGGCTACTCGGTGCTGGAGGTGATCGAGGTGGTCAAGCGGATCTCCGGCCGCGACTTCGAGGTGCGGCTCTGCCCGCGCCGGGCCGGCGATCCGGCCCAGATCATCGCGGGCGCCGACCGCATCCGGCAGCGCCTCGGCTGGGTGCCGAAGCACGACGACCTCGACGCCATCGTCGGGCAGGCGCTCGCCTGGGAGGATTCGCTGTCCCGCCGCAACCGGGTCTGAGCGTGCGGTCGTTCCTGGCGCTCGCCGCGGGTGCCGCGGCGGGCTGGCTCGCGCCGGTCGCGCCGGCCTCCGCCCAGGCGGCGAAGCCGCCCGCCCCCGAGCCGGCGAAGCCGTCCCCCGCTCGGCCTGCCGCCTTCGCGGCCTTCATCGAGGCGCTTCGGCCGGACGCCCGGGCTCGCGGCATCTCGGACGCGACCTTCGCGGCGGCCTTCCGCGGGGTCACGCAGCCCGATCCCGAGATCCTGGCGCGGACCCGCCGCCAGGGCGAGTTCGCCCGGCCCGTCTGGGACTACCTCGTCGGCGCCGTCTCCGCCGGCCGGATCGCCCGCGGGCGCGCCCGGGCGGCGGCGCTCTCCGGCACCCTCGACCGGATCGAGACCCGCTACGGCGTCCCGCGGGGCGTGCTCCTCGCCTTCTGGGGGATCGAATCGGATTTCGGGGCGAGCGGCGGCTCCGTGCCGACGATCCGGGCGCTGGCGACGCTCGCCGCGGCGGGCCACCGCGGAACCCTGTTCCGGGATGAATTGCTGGCGGCGCTGACCATCCTCGAGCGCGGCGACATCGCGCCCGATCGGATGAAGGGCTCCTGGGCCGGGGCAATGGGACAGGTGCAGTTCCTGCCCTCGACCTTCCTCGCCCACGCGGTCGATTTCGACGGCGACGGCCATCGGGACATCTGGGGCTCCGACGCCGACAGCCTCGCCTCGATCGCGGCGTATCTGAAGGCGCTCGGCTGGAACCCGGCCGTCTCCTGGGGTTACGAGGTCGCCCTGCCGGACGGGTTCGACCTGGCGCGCTACGCGGGCGATCTCGGGGAGTTCGATCGCCGCGGCGTGCGCCGCAAAGATGGGGGCGCCTGCCGCAGGCCGGCAACGCGAGCCTGTTCCTGCCGGGCGGGCTCGGGGCGCCGTCCTTCCTGATCACCGACAATTTCGAGGTGATCCGCGGCTACAACACCTCCGATTCCTACGCGCTCGCCGTCGGCCACCTCGCCGACCGCCTGTCGGGCGGGCCCGCACTGGCCGCGCCCTGGCCGGCCGAGGCGGGCCGCCTCGACAAGGCCGGGCTCGAGGCGTTGCAGCGGGGGCTCGCGGGCCAGGGCCTCTACGCCGGCGATGCCGATGGGCGGGCCGGCCCGAAGCTGCGCGAGGCCGTCCGCCGCTACCAGATCCGCGAGGGGCTGGCCGCGGACGGCTACGCGACGCCCGCCCTCCTGGCGCGGCTGACGGGGCGGCCCTGAGGCGGGCCCGGGAGAAGACGCCCGCCGCATCCTCCTGTATGGTCCCGGCCGGCGTGGCGTTTCGGAGGCTTTGCATGGCGATGGTGGCGGGACAGGCACGGCACCTCCTGCGCCTCGGCTGCGCTGCCCTCGTCGCGGGCCTCGCCCTGTTCGAGGCGCCGCCTGCCCGCGCGCAATGGGGCGACACCTACGACCAGGGCCAGGGCGGCTACGCGACGCCCCGGCGCCGCTACCGGGACAATTACTACCGGGACGACGGGGCCTCCGCGCGCCCGACCCGCCGCTACCAGCCCCAACAGCAGGAGGCGCCGCGCCAGTTCTACTGGCCCTGGGAGGAGCGCCCGCAGCAGGCCCAACCCCAGCCGGATCCGACCTACCGCCCCTCGCGGCCGCGGGCGCCCGCCGTCGCCGACGCGCCCCGCGTGCCGAAGCGCCGGGTGGCCCGGCCGGCTCCGGTGGTAGTCCCGCCGAAGCCCGCCGTGGCGAAGACGGAGCCGACGACGCAGATCGCCGTCTTCGGCGATTCGCTGGCCGACCACCTGAGCAAGGGCCTCGACGACGTGTTCGAGGACAATGCCGACGTCGCGGTCATCGACCGGGCGAAGGGCGACAGCGGCCTCGTGCGCAAGGACGTCGTCGACTGGCCGAAGGCTGCCGAGGACTATCTCGCCACCAACCCGAAGGTGCGCTACGCCCTTGTGCTGCTCGGCGCCAACGACCGTCAACCGATCCGCGACGGCGACCAGAGCTACGACGCGCTGACCGACCGCTGGCGCGAGATCTACCGCGACCGGGTCGATGCCCTCGTCAAGGTGTTCACGGACCGGAAGCTGCCCCTGATCTGGGTCGGCGCGCCGCCGATGCGGAGCGAAGCCCTCACCACCGATCTCGCCGCGATCAACGACCTCGTGCGCGAGCGCGTCACCCGCGCCGGCGCGACCTATGTCGACGTCTGGCCAGGCTTCGTCGACGACCGCAACCGCTACACCCCGTCCGGGCCCGATCTCGAGGGACAGAACGCGAAGCTGCGCACCTCGGACGGCGTGCACTTCACGCATGCCGGCGCCCGCAAGCTCGCCCACTTCGCCGACGTGGAACTGAAGCGCATGATGGGCACGGCCGGCCCGGCCGCCACCGACCAGCCGGTCGCGGCGATCTCCGCGACGCCCGGCCCCGGCCTCGACGGGACGGCGCGCCTCGACGATGCGGCCGCGATCGACCGCCAGATCACCGCGATGCTGCCGAGCCTGCCCGAGCCGCCGGGCATCCCGGCACTACCCGTGAAGCCGCTCGCCGGCCCGGTCGTGCCGCTTGGCCGCCCCGAGACCTCCCCGGGCGGCGCGCTGATGAATGCGCGCCCGCGCGACGGCGACGCCTCCGGAACCGTGGAGCGCGTGCTTCAGCGCGGCGCCCCCGCGACGCCGCAGCCGGGCCGGGCTGACGATTTCCGCTGGCCGCCGGGCTAGCGCTCGCCTTCACCGGCGACGCCGGCCGGCGCGAACACCTCCCGTCATCGCATCGCGCGAGCGGCCTGCGGGCGGGAGGGGCGGCGAGGACGGTACGCATCCGCACGAAACCTTCCCGCGCCCACCTGCGTATAGGCCGAACCTCGCTCCTGCCGGAGGACCGGCCTGAAGGAGACCGGTTCGCGATGACGCCAATCCACAAGCATATCGCCGGCTCTCCCGACGGCGGGACGATGTCCCGCGCGGCGAAATCCGGCGAAAAGGGTCGAGGCAAAGAGTGCCGCGCGCGAACTTGCGCGAGCAGCGTCTGAAGATCGAACGAGAATCTAAAGATTCTACTCTGGTCGGATGCGAAGTCCGCACTATCATTGTGAAAACAAGGAAAAATCGATCAGGAATATCGACCCAGAAAGGGATCGACTTGAAGGACTGGCACTTCCCGTAGAGAACATCTGTCACGAGGGATAGCGAGATGCCAGCCACGCCAGGTAACGACACCGAGACATTCAACGTCTCCACGGATGCTCCGATCAACACGAATTACGGCACCGGAGACGACACCATCAACGTCTCGGCGGCGGCCGCGGGCCAGGTTCGCCTGAGCTTCACGTCGGCCGAGGTCGGCAACGGCAACCCGAACGACGGCGGTACGCTGGCCAACCAGGATGGCGGCCTCGCCGTGCGTCTCCAGGCCGAGGATCCGGCCGGCGCCCTGACCGGGGCGGTCAGCCGCTTCGACGACGAGGGCATCACCTTCGTGTCGGCGACGCCGGGTTTGACCTTCGACGTGCGCGACCTCGTCTCGGGCGTGCAGCGCGGAGACCGCTTCGCGGTGGTCAGCCTCGGCACGCAGGGCGCCGACACCTTGACCACGATAGAGCTGTCCCGCGCCACCTATTTCAACGCCGGCCAGGGCAACGACACCGTCATCGGCGGCACGGCGGACGACTTCCTGGTGGGCGGCTCGGGCGAGGACACCCTCGTGGGGGAGCCGGCAACGACAGCTTCATCGGCGGCGCGGGCAACGACATCATCCAGGGCGGGGCCGGCAACGACACCGCGATCTTCAACGTGTCGACGGACGGCAGCGACACCACGAATCTCGGTGCGGGCGACGACGTCGTCAATGTCTCGGCGGCGGCCGCGGGCCAGGTTCGCCTGAGCTTCACGTCGGCCGAGGTCGGCAACGGCAACCCGAACGACGGCGGCACGCTGGCCAACCAGGATGGCGGCCTCGCCGTGCGTCTCCAGGCGGAGGATCCGGCCGGCATCCTGACCGGGGCGGTCAGCCGCTTCGACGACGAGGGCGTCACCTTCGTGGCCGCGGCCGGGATCACGTTCGACGTGCGCGACCTCGTCTCCGGCGTGCAGCGGGGAGATGCCTTCGAGGTCGTCAGCCTCGGCACGCAAGGCGCCGACACGCTGACCGCGCTCCAGCCGTCCCGCGCCTACTACTTCAATGCGGGCCAGGGCAACGACATCGTCACGGGCGGCACGGCCAACGACTTCCTCGTGGGCGGCGCCGGCAACGACACCCTGTCCGGGGGAGCCGGCAACGACAGCTTCATCGGCGGAGCGGGCGATGACGTCATCTCCGGCGGCAGCGGCACCGACCGCGCGATCTTCACCTTCGCGCTGAGCGCGGCGCGCATCGGCGCGACCGCGGACGGCGCTGTAACGATCACCGGGTCGGAGGGAACCGACACCTTCCGGGGCATCGAGGAATTCCAGTTCAGCGACCGCACCGTCGCGGTGAACGACGGCTCGCCGCTGGTGGACGACCTCTTCTACCTGATCCGGAACCCAGACGTCGCCGCATCCGGCATCGACCCGGACGCTCACTACGCGCAGTTCGGCTGGCGGGAGGGGCGCGACCCCAACGCCTTCCTCTCCACGGACGGCTACCTCGCCGCCAACCCGGACGTGGCCCGCGCCGGGCAGAACCCCCTCGACCATTACGCGCTATTCGGCGGGCGGGAAGGCCGGGACCCCGCCGCGAATTTCGACAACGAGGCCTATCTGAGGGCCAATCCGGACGTGGCGGCGGCGGGCTTCAACCCGCTGGTGCACTTCCTCACGTTCGGCCAGGAAGAGGGGCGCAAGGCCTCGCCCGCGATCGGCCGGGCCAACGACCTGAACCCGGCCGGGTTTGACGCGGAGTACTACCTGCTCGCCAACGGGGACGTGGCCGACGCGGCCCGCGCGTCGGGTGGCAACACCTTCGCCTTCGCCGCCCAGCACTACGAGAGCTTCGGCTTCCGCGAGGGACGAGACCCGAACGCGGTGTTCGACACGAGCGCCTACCTGGCGGCCTACGGCGACGTGGCGGCGGCGGGCGTCAACCCGCTGACGCACTACAACGCCTTCGGCTTCCGCGAGGGTCGTGACCCATCGGCCGGCTTCGATACGAGCGCCTACCTCGCGGCCTACGGGGACGTGGCGGCCGCGGGCGTGAACCCGATGACGCATTACCTGCAATTCGGGTTCTACGAGGGCCGCTCCGCCTTCGGCGACGGCACATTCGGGGCCGGCTCGGTCGGCTGAGGCGACGAGGCACGAACTCCCTCTCCCGTTCGGGAGAGGGGGCGCCCGCTCAGCGCGGCAGAACGCTCGATCCCATCAGCGTCTCGTCGATCGAGCGGGCGGCCTGCCGGCCCTCTCGGATCGCCCAGACGACCAGGGACTGGCCCCGGCGCATGTCGCCCGCCGCGTAGATCTTCTCGTGCGAGGTCCGGTAATCGTCCTCGTTCGCCGTCACGTTGCCGCGCTTGTCCATCGCGACGCCGGATTGCTCCAGCAGGCCCTTACGCACGGAGCCCGCGAAGCCGATCGCCATGAAGACGAGATCGGCGGGGAGCACGAACTCGGTGCCCTCGACCGGCTGGCGCTTGGCGTCGACCCGGGCGCAGACGACGCCCGTGACCTTACCCTTCTTGCCCTCGAGCCGCAGCGTCGCCGCCTGGAACTCGCGCTCGGCGCCCTCGGCCTGGCTCGACGAGGTGCGCATCTTGGTCGGCCAGTAGGGCCACACGGTCAGCTTGTCCTCGCGCTCCGGCGGGCGCTGGCGGATGTCGAGCTGGGTCACCGAGAGCGCGCCCTGGCGGAAGGCGGTGCCGACGCAATCCGAGGCGGTGTCGCCGCCGCCGATCACCACGACGTTCTTGCCGGAGGCCAGGATCGGCAATTCGCCGTTGCCCGGCATCGGCTCGGCGCCAACGCGCCGGTTCGACTGGACGAGGTAGGGCATGGCGTAGTGCACGCCATCCATGTCCTGGCCGGGCAATTGCGGGTTGCGCGGATCCTCGGCGCCGCCCGCGAACAGCACGGCGTCGAACTCGGCGGTCAGCTCCTCGACCGTCCGGTTGACGCCGATGTTCTGATTGTAGTGGAAGACGACTCCCTCGGCCTCCATCTGCTTCACGCGCCGGTCGATGTGGCGCTTCTCCATCTTGAAGTCGGGGATGCCGTAGCGGAGAAGGCCGCCGGCCTTCGGCTCGCGCTCGAAGACGTGGACGTCGTGGCCGACGCGGGCGAGCTGCTGGGCCGCCGCGAGACCGGCGGGGCCGGAGCCGACGACGGCCACGCGCTTGCCGGTGCGGGTCTCGGCGGGCTCGGGCTTCACCCAGCCCATGTTCCAGGCGCGGTCGGCGATGGCCTGCTCGATCGTCTTGATGGCGACCGGCTGGTTCTCGAGGTTCAGCGTGCAGGCCTCCTCGCAGGGTGCGGGGCAGATGCGGCCGGTGAACTCGGGGAAGTTGTTCGTCGAGTGGAGATTGCGGATCGCCTCCTCCCAGTCCGACTGGAAGACAAGGTCGTTCCAGTCCGGGATCTGG carries:
- a CDS encoding N-formylglutamate amidohydrolase; this translates as MTAPQPDQTDAFGFAPAFAVDEPAAHGIPFVFNTGHSGSVYPARFLAASRLDALALRRSEDAHVERLFASVVTLGAPLMRANFPRAYLDVNREPYELDPRMFEGRLPPFANTRSMRVAGGLGTVPRVVADGQEIYAGRLPVEEAVARIEGLYKPYHRVLRGLIQRTARQFGCAILIDCHSMPSSSLGREPEAKADIVLGDRFGTACAPFLVEAFETELRGRGLRVVRNKPYAGGFITEHYGEPNVGRHALQIEINRALYMNEATLAVTSGFDSLLAALRDVVVAVAGQTADLEPRRIAAE
- a CDS encoding UTP--glucose-1-phosphate uridylyltransferase, which encodes MKPIRKAVLPVAGLGTRFLPATKAVPKEMLTVVDRPVVQHVVDEAREAGIEHFIFVTGRGKAVIEDHFDIAYELDRTLQERGKQAAYEALKQDLPMAGQTSFTRQQAPLGLGHAVWCAREIVGDEPFAVLLPDMLSRGCMGQMLRAYEQHGGNIIAVEEVKPEETHQYGIVSVGETFGQTFEITGMVEKPKQGTAPSNYIISGRYILQPEVFAILEKGETGAGGEIQLTDAMIRLAETQKFFGLRYEGRTYDTGSKLGFLTANLAYALEREDLAGPLKAEIARLLEG
- the galE gene encoding UDP-glucose 4-epimerase GalE, with the protein product MAVLVTGGAGYIGSHMVLALLDAGHEEIVVLDDLSTGFDWALPPEVKLVVGDIADQALVTETILQHRIDALAHFAAKIVVPDSVADPLGYYLANTAKTRSLIETAVRTGVKHVIFSSTAAVYGEPETVPVPEDLTTSPINPYGRSKLMSEWMIQDAAKAHGFSYVILRYFNVAGADPRGRTGQSTPNATHLIKVATQTALGQRSHIDVFGTDYPTPDGSCLRDYIQVSDLAEAHRVALTHLRSGGESLTLNCGYGRGYSVLEVIEVVKRISGRDFEVRLCPRRAGDPAQIIAGADRIRQRLGWVPKHDDLDAIVGQALAWEDSLSRRNRV
- a CDS encoding DUF459 domain-containing protein, whose amino-acid sequence is MVAGQARHLLRLGCAALVAGLALFEAPPARAQWGDTYDQGQGGYATPRRRYRDNYYRDDGASARPTRRYQPQQQEAPRQFYWPWEERPQQAQPQPDPTYRPSRPRAPAVADAPRVPKRRVARPAPVVVPPKPAVAKTEPTTQIAVFGDSLADHLSKGLDDVFEDNADVAVIDRAKGDSGLVRKDVVDWPKAAEDYLATNPKVRYALVLLGANDRQPIRDGDQSYDALTDRWREIYRDRVDALVKVFTDRKLPLIWVGAPPMRSEALTTDLAAINDLVRERVTRAGATYVDVWPGFVDDRNRYTPSGPDLEGQNAKLRTSDGVHFTHAGARKLAHFADVELKRMMGTAGPAATDQPVAAISATPGPGLDGTARLDDAAAIDRQITAMLPSLPEPPGIPALPVKPLAGPVVPLGRPETSPGGALMNARPRDGDASGTVERVLQRGAPATPQPGRADDFRWPPG
- a CDS encoding glutamate synthase subunit beta, giving the protein MGKVTGFLEYDRQEQKYQLAADRVRHFREFTLPLDEHDLKKQAARCMDCGIPFCHGPTGCPVHNQIPDWNDLVFQSDWEEAIRNLHSTNNFPEFTGRICPAPCEEACTLNLENQPVAIKTIEQAIADRAWNMGWVKPEPAETRTGKRVAVVGSGPAGLAAAQQLARVGHDVHVFEREPKAGGLLRYGIPDFKMEKRHIDRRVKQMEAEGVVFHYNQNIGVNRTVEELTAEFDAVLFAGGAEDPRNPQLPGQDMDGVHYAMPYLVQSNRRVGAEPMPGNGELPILASGKNVVVIGGGDTASDCVGTAFRQGALSVTQLDIRQRPPEREDKLTVWPYWPTKMRTSSSQAEGAEREFQAATLRLEGKKGKVTGVVCARVDAKRQPVEGTEFVLPADLVFMAIGFAGSVRKGLLEQSGVAMDKRGNVTANEDDYRTSHEKIYAAGDMRRGQSLVVWAIREGRQAARSIDETLMGSSVLPR